The segment TCCTCATCTATAATCGGTGTGTATTCATAGGTATTCCCGTACCGTTTTGCCGAAAGGTAACCTTTCCGTTCCAGATTCTTCACAATTGAGGCTAATGTGGTATATGGAGGTTGGGGATCTCCGTATTTTTCAAGAAAATCCTTGATAAATCCACCTTTCACCTGCCAAATGATCAACATTGCTTCTTCTTCCTGTTGTGTTAGTTTTTCCATGACTGTTAGCTATTTACGAATACATCGCAATATTACGAATATTTCGTAATTAAAACAAGGGTTATTGGAAAAAAGTTTTGTCTGGGGATAAAATTTGTTCTCTAGAGGTTGTTTTCGGCTATTTTTGAGATTAGATGGCTGATGTTTTTATTCGCACATCTATCAGATTATGCATAAGGACCTCTTACAGGGTACCTACATCAGTCCCTGAGGGTATGATAAGGTTATATATAACAGGGATATTACAGACATAAAACAGAGATATAACAGGGATATTACAGCAATATATGTGTATTATCTCTGTTTTATGTCTCTTTGATCGTTATTATTTGTAATATTGTAATATGAATTACATACCCTTTACTATACCTTTGGTCAAGAACTACCGAACGGGAAATCAGGGAAAGAAGATAACTACAAAAAAGAAATAATCGGTCATGGCAAAACTAAAAGGAATATTAAATATCACCGGGAAACTGGAGGATTTATCTCTCTACAAAATGCGTGGAGTTGACGACATTATAGTGCGAAGGAAAGGTGGTCCCACCAAAAATATGATCAAAAAGTCAGAGAGCTGCGTCCGCATCCGGGAAAATAACACCGAATTTTCCACCTGTAGCTCAATGGGAAGTGAAATCCGCTATCACCTTCAAATCACATCGAATAGTTCGGACTACAATAGCTCCGGACGGCTAAATGGGTTAATGATGCAAATTCTCAAAAAAGACGATCAGAATGATCGGGGGCAACGGGGAATTTGTTTATCAAAAAACAGAACAATGCTGGACGGATTTGATTTTGGGAAGATGAATAATTTTAATAATGTGGTTAAAAAGCTCCCGGAAGTAAAACTGAATCGGGAGCAGGTCACCGCACAAATCTATATACCGGAGACTGACGGGGAAAATCACCTCTATAATTTTTCCGGAAAGAGCTGGATGCAGTACAAAGTGCAGTTTACGATAATTTCTGATATGAAGTATGACCCTCAACGTGAAAAAGCTGTACCTCTCAATGAATCTTGCCATGGACTAAATACCTCTTTTGTATCAGAGTGGATTCCGGCAAAAGGTGTTATTCCCGATCAGAAAATAACATTATGTCTGGCCGATAAAGCAGGAGGTAAACTGAGTGACAACGATTCGTTACTGGTCGCAGTAACTCTTAATTATGGAGATGTTGGAGCCGACGGAATGCCGCATGAAGTAAAATATGCAGCTGTGACGCGGATTTTTACTGTAGGATGATCTTTTAGATACACTAATCACCCCGCATTTAAGATGCTGATAATAAACCTAACAGGTTTTTAAAACCTGTTAGATTCAGCCTTTGGGAATATCCCCGAGCTTGAATTATTCAAAGAAAGCTTTCCAATCCTCTTCCTTAAATCCGATAATAACCTTATCGTCCCTGACCATCACCGGACGCTTAACTAGCTTGCCATTAGACGCCAAAAGATCAAGTAGTTCATCTTTCGAAGCCGTTTTCACTTTATCCTTCAGATTAAGCTCTTTGTATAGCACTCCACTTGTATTAAAGAATTTTTGAATGGGCAGTCCGCTTTGATCAATCCAGGTTGACAACTCTTCCCGGGTCGGATTTTCAACAGTGATATCTCTTTGTTCGAAGTCAATCTGATTTGCTCTAAGCCATTTGGATGCTTTCTGGCAAGTGCCGCATTTAGGATACTGTATAAAAAGAGATTTCATATCGCTACATATATTAGTTTTCGCAAAAATACATAATTGAACAATAAAACCAATAGCCTAAGAATAAATAGCCTCTCACAACATACAAACACCTTGCAAGCGGTTTTGATCAGTATCGTTTGTTTGCTTACGAATAGCCCTTAATAATCATTCTGCGATTCCGGCAAACCTATCCGTCCGTCACATCCGGTGATAAAATAATCCGGCATGACAAAAAACACAAAAACAATTGAATATCTAAAACCGTTTAATTGGTATGATTTTAAATGAGTTATACTACCGGACTTCTTAAACGTACTTGTATGAAAAATCTGGAAACACATTTCATGGGGATCAAAGTAAATAATCCCATAATCGTAGGTGCGTCAAATTTGTCTTTACAAACGGACAATTTGAAATTAGCGGAAGAACAAGGTGCTGCAGCAATCGTTTTCAAATCACTGTTTGAAGAACAGATTCAACTGGAAAGTCTTGATCTGGACGAGAAACTGACAGAATTCAACGACATTCATGCCGAAATGCTGACTATTCATCCGTTTGCAGAACATGCCGGGGCGGAAGAGCACCTGCTCATGCTGAGAAAAGCAAAAGAAGCAGTAACCATTCCTGTCATTGCAAGCCTGAATGCCGTAAATACCGCTACGTGGGTGGAATATGCTAAATTGATTGCTCAAACCGGAGTGGATGGTATCGAACTCGATTTCTATCAAACACCATGTAATTTTGACCAGAGTGCCCATGACATTGAAAAAGGACAAATAGAGGTCGTTACTAAAATCAAACAAAACATATCTATTCCCGTGAGCGTAAAACTCAGTCCGGACTACACGAATGCATTAAACTTTATCAGAAAACTTGACGAAGCCGGAGCAAATGCTTTTGTCCTTTTCAATTCATTTTTTCAGCCTGATATTGACATACATAACGAAAAGCATATCAAGAGATTTAATTTCAGCCACACGGGTGATTACCGACAATCTTTAAGATTCGCAGGATTGCTGTACAATAATATCCAGGCCGACCTTTGCTGTAGTCATGGAGTTTTCTCTGGTGCCGATATGATCAAACTCATCTTATCCGGAGCATCCAGCATTCAGGTGGTAAGTGCATTGTACAAAAGCGGCATCCAACAAATCAGCAAAATCAAAAAAGAACTGGAGGAGTGGATGGACGAAAAGAATTACAACAGCATTGATGAGTTTAGAGGTAAGCTGTCGAACAGCTCCATGGGAAATAATTCAGTCGTTTACAGCAGGGCCCAATATGTCGACCTGTTATTGAACTCCGAAAATATCTTTGGGAAAGAAGATGATCATCCTGTTGACCAGCCTCATCTTTAATCCATAAAGGAGCAACGTATTAATATAAAAACGGTTGCGGATAAAGATTCCGCAACCGTTTTTATATTATTTATCCGAGCAACAAAGAGTAAGTCGGATATATTTAAATCACAAACAGAATCTCAACCTACTCTTCTTCAATTGCAATTACATTTGTCGGACAGCTATCTACTGCCTCTTTTATTTCATCCGAATGCAAACTGTAATCAACACCTTCAATGACATGCATTTTATCGGACACCTCAAATACTTCGGGGGCAATAGATTCGCACATCCCACACACGATACAACTATCCAGACTCTCATCGAGCCATACTTTTGTAACTTTCATAGGCCTTCAAAGTTAATTGTTTTGCGTTCAATTTCGAACAACCATTAAACAAATCCGATCAGCAATAGTTGTCTGGGTTTAATCTAATTAGGCTCTTTTCAACTCTGTTACCCCCCTCTGTCAGCTATAGGCTAATCACTCTTACGGAAGGACGGTACTTGATCTGGTAGTAGTTCAATTCCGGGAGTATAAAAAAAGTGTCGCCACGTTTCAGCAGACGACACTTGCATTTTTCACCAATAAAAACAAACCTATATTACAACTTGATTGTCACGCCGAATTTACCTCCACTAAACTCATTACCGCCTCCAAACTCAAGATTAAGAGCTACTTTTTGAGAAACAAAATATCTACCGCCAACCTGAGCACCTAATCCCAC is part of the Parabacteroides sp. FAFU027 genome and harbors:
- a CDS encoding BlaI/MecI/CopY family transcriptional regulator; the protein is MEKLTQQEEEAMLIIWQVKGGFIKDFLEKYGDPQPPYTTLASIVKNLERKGYLSAKRYGNTYEYTPIIDEEDYKKTFMSGVVRNYFADSYKELVSFFAREKKISKEELEDIIRLIEKGKE
- a CDS encoding arsenate reductase family protein; protein product: MKSLFIQYPKCGTCQKASKWLRANQIDFEQRDITVENPTREELSTWIDQSGLPIQKFFNTSGVLYKELNLKDKVKTASKDELLDLLASNGKLVKRPVMVRDDKVIIGFKEEDWKAFFE
- a CDS encoding dihydroorotate dehydrogenase-like protein — its product is MKNLETHFMGIKVNNPIIVGASNLSLQTDNLKLAEEQGAAAIVFKSLFEEQIQLESLDLDEKLTEFNDIHAEMLTIHPFAEHAGAEEHLLMLRKAKEAVTIPVIASLNAVNTATWVEYAKLIAQTGVDGIELDFYQTPCNFDQSAHDIEKGQIEVVTKIKQNISIPVSVKLSPDYTNALNFIRKLDEAGANAFVLFNSFFQPDIDIHNEKHIKRFNFSHTGDYRQSLRFAGLLYNNIQADLCCSHGVFSGADMIKLILSGASSIQVVSALYKSGIQQISKIKKELEEWMDEKNYNSIDEFRGKLSNSSMGNNSVVYSRAQYVDLLLNSENIFGKEDDHPVDQPHL
- a CDS encoding ferredoxin, which encodes MKVTKVWLDESLDSCIVCGMCESIAPEVFEVSDKMHVIEGVDYSLHSDEIKEAVDSCPTNVIAIEEE